The DNA region CTGGCAACGAGCTGGGCAACCTCGCTGTCGCGCAGCTGTTGTGCGAGCTGGTCGGCGTGGACCCGGAACGGATCGAGCTGGTGGCAGACCGGCCGGGCCATGATCGCAGGTACGCGTTGGACGCGAGCAGGGTGACGGCGGAATTGGGATGGAGCCCGAAGAAGACCGATTTCCGCGCGGCGCTGCGCGAAACAGTCGACTGGTATCAGGAGCACCAGCACTGGTGGGCCAAGGACAAGTCCGGCGTCGAAGCGGACTACGCGCGTCGGGAGCAGACCACCCGTGGTTGAGGGCGCCCCTCAAGAGCAACGGGACCTGGCGCGCGTCGTGGCGGACCTGGGCGAGCAGAACGCGCAGAACAGGAAGCAATTCGCCCAGACCCGGCTGGTCGCCGAACGGCTTTGGGAGCTGTGGACCGGGGAGGCCGCCGCCCTGCTCGGCGCGGAGTGGGAACTGGCCGACGGCAGAGCGCGGGCGCTGCTGGAGGAGGAACCCGCAATCCTGGCCTTGTTGCCGATCGCGGCGGCGGACCAGTTGTCGCCGATCGCGGCGGCGGACCAGGCCGAGGCCGCGGAACATGAGGAGTGGGGGGAGGCGGAACTGTTCGAGCTCCTGCGCTGCGCGGCCGAGCGTTTGCAAGCCCAAGAGCAGGAGCTCGCCGCAACCTTGGCCGCGCGAGCGGAACTGATCGGCCAGCTGGAGCTGCACATGGGCGAGGACGGCTCCGCATACGCGGCGGAGCACCGGCGTTGGCTGCGACGAGCCGAAGACGTCGTCCAACGGCTCAGCGACCTGGGCGCGGGCGCGCACGGAGCCCACGACGCGTACACGCGGGCCGGCCAGCTGAACACACGCATGTTCCGCGCGGACCTCTTCGCCGGCGACGAGCCAGCGCCCCAAAGCGCCGACACGGGCCCGCACTTGCACGGGCAGCTCTCCCCCGCGGGTTTCTACGCCCTCGCGGACATGCTCGTGGCCTCGACCGGGCGACTGCTCAAAGCGCTGATCGCCGCCGCGCTGGCGTTGGAGGGGCTCGGGCCGCTCGCCCGGCGGCGAGAGCACGAGTGGGCGCAACAATACGACCAACGCTCCCAAGCGGTGTTCCTGCTCGCTGGGGACTGCCTGCACGCCTTGGGCTTGCTCACCCGGTCGGTCCGCCAAGCTGGCCGAAATTGGGAGATCGCCGAGTTCAACGCCGGCGGCGGACGCGGCCTCCTCCCCGAGGCGGCGAAAGTCAAAGAGGTGGTCGATCTGCGGATAGCCCCGCCCCCGTCGGCGTTGGCGCGCGGGGGCGGGGAATCCGAGCGCAGCGCGGCGCAGAATGCCGCAGCCATATGGCGGGCGCTCGCCGCCGAAGTCGAAGCCTTGGACAAAGCGCTGATCGCCGCAAGCGGCTATGACTCTGCGGAGGGCGAGGCGCTGCAATCAACGCTCGCCCGCATCGCGAGCCGCATCGCGGCGGCGCACGACGGCGCGGCAGAGGTCGCGGATCTGTGCCTGGACTTGGCGGCCCGCCGCCAGCTGCCCTGGTGGCGGCGGGGCAGGCTCAGCCGCTAGTTTTTTTCTTGCGCTCGATGTCTGCCAATGCCTTCGCAAGCGCCTCGCGCTCGGCGGCTTTGCTCTCCCATGCCTCTTTGCGGTTCTTGACCGCCTTGGCGGGAGCTCCGACAGCGATGGAGAAGTCCGGCACTTCGCCCTTGACCACAGCATGGGCGCCGAGCACGCAGCCCCGGCCGACGATGGTGCCCCGCAGCACGCTCACCTTCGTGGCGATCCAGGTGTCGGGGCCGATCCGCACTGGGCTTTTGACGATGCCCTGGTCTTTGATCGGCATGGCGATGTCGTCGATGACATGGTCGAAGTCGCAGATGTAGCACCAATCCGCCACCAGCACCGAACCGCCGATCTCGATGTCCAGGTAGCAGTTCACAACGTTGTCCTTGCCGAAGACCGTCTTGTCCCCGATCTTCAGCGACCCGTCGTGGGCGCGGATCGCGTTGCCGTCTCCGATATGGACCCATCTGCCGATTTCCAAGCGGGCAAGACCAGGGCTGGCGTGGATTTCCACCCCTTTGCCGAGGAACACCATCCCTCGGGTGACCACATGCGGGTTCAGGAGTTTGAATTTCGCGAAACGGGCGTATCGGACCAGGTACCAGGGGGTGTAGGCGCGATTGCGCAGCACCCATCTCAAGGAGTCGGCGGTCAGAAATTTCGCCTGCTTCGGATTGCGTCGCCGCGCGCCGCGCCACCGGTCGCGCAACGGGGCGTTCCACATACTCGTCATATCGGGGAAAAGAGTAAAGCAACAGACCCTTTTTCTTCCAGCCGGAGGGCGCCCTCGGCGCCTCGTCCGCCCGAGGCCCTTGTTCTCCGGCGGCGTTTTCCGGGGCTAGAATCCAAAGATGCGGGTCGTCATCGCGCCAGATTCGTTCGGCGGCACTTTGTCCGCGCCGCAGGCCGCGAGGGCGGTCGCCGACGGCTGGCGGGCGGCGCGCCCCGGAGACGAAGTGGTCCTCGCGCCGCAGTCCGACGGGGGCCCCGGTTTTGTGGACGTGCTCGCAACGCAGTTCGGCTCCTGCAAAACAACCTTCGTCCAAGGCCCGCTCAATGCGGCGACGAAAGCCCGCTGGCTGGTCGACGCGCGCGGCGACGCGGACCACCTGGTCGGGTATCTGGAGTGCGCCCAGGCCTGCGGGCTCCACCTGCTCGATGGGCCGCCAACCCCAGAAACCGCTTTCTCCGCCCACAGCCGCGGCGTCGGCCAGCTGATCGTGGACGCGCTCGACTACGGTGTGACGACTCTCGTCATCGGGCTCGGCGGCTCGGCCTGCACCGACGCTGGCGAGGGCATGCTCACCGTCCTCGGCGGACTGTCCCAAGCCAGGGGCATTATCGCCGGGGTGGAGCTGATCGCAGCCACCGATGTGGAGCATCCGCTGCTCGGCGAATTCGGGGCCGCGCGCGTGTTCAGCCCCCAAAAAGGCGCCGACGGGGCCACTGTGGCGGCTCTGGAGTCCCGGCTGACCGCGGCGGCGGCCGAGTTCCGCCGCGTCGTCCAACGCGACGTGGCCGAATTGCCAGGGGCCGGTGCCGCGGGCGGCCTCGGGGCCGCGTTGTTCGCGTTGGGGGCGTCGCGCCGCTCCGGAGCGGCCTTGATCGCCGAACGAACCGGGCAGGACGCGCTGCTCGCCCGAGCGGACCTGGTCATCACCGGAGAAGGCAAGCTGGACGAGCAGTCGCTGCGCGGGAAGGTCGTCTGCGCGGTCGCGAAAGCAGCAGCCCAATGCGGGACGCGGACCATCGCGCTCGCGGGCCAGGTGCAGCTGGACGCGTCACGGGCCGAAGCCGCCGGCCTTGCCGCCACACACTCGCTGAGCGAGTTCGCGGGCTCGGTCGAACTGGCCCTCTCTGACGCCCGAGGCCAACTCCAAGCCCTCGCCGAGCACGTCGCTTCCGCGTGGCGCCCATGAGCAAGTAGGCTTTCTCCGATGCGCCGGATCCTCGTCTTGCTATTGCTCGTGGCCGGGTTGGCCGCATGCCAGGACGACGCATGGGTGCGCCGGGGTTACTCTGCGGGCTGGCCGGCAGCCCGAGGGGACAGCCACAACTCGGGGCGCACCGACCAAGAGCCTCCGCGCAAGCTCGCCGTCCTCTGGACCCGGCCGCTGCTCGGGCAGGTCTACGCCCAGCCGTCCGTTTCCTCCCGAGGGTTCGTCGGGGTCGCCGCGCGCACGGAATCAGGCTGCAACACGTTCTCCTTCGACATCGAAGCCGGGCGCAAACGCTGGTGCCTGCGCCGCTTTTTCGGCGTGGAGCTGTCCACGCCCCTGGTGGACCAATTCGACACCGTCTACCTCGGGCAGGCGGGGCTTATCGCGGCTTTCGCGCAAAACGACTCGGTGAAGTGGAGCGACCCGGTCCTGGGCACGCCGATCGGCTCCGCGCTCACCTCGGACGGGAATCTGCTCGTCGTCACCCATCTCGGGCAGATCGAAGTCGTGAACTCGATCAACGGCCAGATCGTCAGCCCGCCGGTGGAACTCGTCCCGGTCGCGGACCGGGCGGACGCCGCGCACGGCCTCGCGGACTGCGCAAGCCGAGGCCCGCAGTGCCCCGTCGCCTCCCAGCCAGCGTACGACCCCGGCTCAGGCCGCTTCGTGTTCAGCTTCTGGCCGCCCGGAGCCCCTGCCGCGCAGCTCGTCGGCATGCGATACAACGCGGCGGACAAAACCCTGCGAGTGGACTGGCGGGCTCCGGCGGCGCATCCCGGCCCGCTGGGCATGCCGGCGATCACCGCGGACGGCAGCGCTGCGATCGCCATCGACGCCGCAGGCGTGCTCTCCGCGCACCGGCTGAGCGACGGGACGCAACTGTGGCGCACGCCGACCGGGGCGGCCGGCACGAGCGTGCTGGCCGCCGCTCCGAACGGGACTGTGGTCATTGGCGCAGGCTCCGCCGCGGCCCCGCTCGCCGCGTACACGGGCACAGGGCAGCTGTGGCGGCGAGACGACCTGCGCTGCCTCTCGCCTGCCACCCTGACCGCAGAGCACGACGGCCTCGTCTTGGTCGTGTCCGCCGACGGCAAAGGCTCAGCGCTGGTGCGTTTCGACGCCGAGACGGGCGCGACCCGCGAGACGACCGAACTGCCCGGCCTGCCGCCCGCCCCGTCGGCAGGGATCTCCGTCGCGCCGGGCGGACAACTCGTCTTCGCGCAGGGCGGACAACTCGTGGCATTGGGCGAGCGGTGACATTTTTTCCAGCCGGGTAAGGAACCGGGCGGGAAGCGGCCCTCTGGCTGGGCGCGCGCACGCCAACGCAGGGCGTGCGCTCACCTTCGGGGCCGCGCGGCCCCGAAGAGGTCACTCCGCGTACGACTCGACCGGCGGGCAGGCGCACACCAGGTTGCGGTCGCCCGCGACGCCGTCGATGCGGGCGGCTCCCGGCCACACCTTCGGCCTCGGGGAGGCGGAAGCGATCTTCGGGTACGCGGCGACCTGGCGCGAGTACTTGCGGTCCCACGAGTCCGCCGTGACCGCCCGCGCGGTGTGCGGGGCGCCGCGCAACGGGCTGTCCTCCGCCGACCACACGCCCTTGGCGACTTGGTCGATCTCGCCTTTGATCGCCACCATCGCGGCCACGAAGGCGTCGAGCTCCTCCAGGCTCTCGCTCTCCGTCGGCTCCACCATGAGCGTCCCAGACACCGGGAAGGACAGCGTGGGGGCGTGGAAACCGTAGTCGGCGAGGCGCTTGGCCACGTCCTCGGCGGTCACACCGGTCTCTTTGGTGATCTGGCGCAGGTCCAGGATGCATTCGTGGGCGACGAAGCCCCCCGCGCCGGTGAACAGGACCGGGAAGTGCTGGTCGAGCTTGCGCGCGAGGTAGTTCGCCGACGCTATTGCCGTCAATGTCGCCCGCCGTAGGCCGCTGAAGCCCATGAGCTGGATGTAAGCCCAGCTGATCGGCAGAATCGAAGCCGAGCCGAACGGCGCTGCGGAAACCGGGCCGCCGCCGCCGAGGCCGTCGCGCAGCGGATGGCCGGGCAGGAACGGGGCGAGGTGCTCGCCGACCGCGACCGGGCCGACGCCGGGTCCGCCGCCGCCGTGCGGAATGCAGAAGGTCTTGTGCAGGTTCAAATGGCTCACGTCGCCGCCGAAGTGGCCGGGCCTGGCAAGGCCGACCAGGGCGTTGAGGTTCGCCCCGTCGATGTACACCTGGCCGCCCGCGTCGTGCACGAGGCCGCACAGCTCCGTGACCGCGGCCTCGTAGACGCCGTGGGTGGAAGGGTACGTGATCATGATGGCGGCGAGCTTGTCGCCGTGGGACGCGAGCTTGGCCCGCAAGTCGTCGAGGTCGATGTCGCCGTTCTCCCGGCAGCCGACGACCACGACCCGCATGCCAGCCATCACGGCGGAAGCAGCATTGGTGCCGTGCGCGCTGGACGGGATGAGGCACACATCGCGGTGCTCGTCGCCCCTGCTGCGGTGGTACGCGCGGATCGCGAGCAGTCCGGCGAGCTCGCCCTGGCTGCCCGCGTTGGGTTGCAGGCTCACGCTGTGGTAGCCGGTGATGAACGCGAGCTCGGCCTCCAAGCCCTTGATCATCTTGCGGTAGCCGACGGTGTCCGTCTCGGGGGCGAAGGGGTGGATCCGGGCGAAGCCCGCGTAGCTGATCGGCTCCATCTCCGCGGCGGCGTTGAGCTTCATCGTGCAGGAGCCGAGCGGGATCATCGAGCGGTCGAGCGCGATGTCTTTGTCCGAAAGCTCGCGCAGGTAGCGCAGCATCGCCGTCTCGCTGTGGTAGCGGTTGAACGAAGGATGCGCGAGGTACGGGGAGGTCCGGTCTGCGATCTCGGCTTGTGCGCGCGGTTCGGCGGCGACGAGGCCGAACGCTTGGAGCACCGTCGCGACGTGGTCGTCAGTGGTCGCCTCGTCGCAGGACACGGCGACGTGGTCCGCGTCGACGAGCCGAAGGTTCACGCCGCCCAGCTTCGCCGCGGCGACGACGGCTGCCGCCTGCCCCGGCACGCGCGCGAGGACGGTGTCGAAGAAGGTGTCGTGCACCAAGGCCTCGCCGAGGGCCGCGGCGATCGCCGCGGCGTGCCCGTGCGCACGGCGCGCGATGGCCTTGAGCCCGTCCGGGCCGTGATAGCTCGCGTACATAGCAGCGAGCACCGCGAGGAGCACCTGCGCGGTGCAGATGTTGCTGGTCGCCCTCTCCCGGCGGATGTGCTGCTCTCGGGTTTGCAGCGCAAGCCGGTACGCGGCATGGCCGTCCGCGTCCGTGGAAACGCCGACGAGACGCCCGGGCAGCTGGCGCGCGTGGGCCTGCTTCGTGGCGAGGAACCCGGCGTGCGGGCCGCCGAAGCCGAGCGGCACCCCGAAGCGCTGGGCCGAGCCGTAACAGACCTCCGCGCCGAGCTCGCCCGGCGGTGTGACGAGGGTGGCGGCGAGAAGATCCGTCCCCACGGCCACCAGCGCCTCACGCCCATGCGCGGCGGCGACGATCTCTTTGACGGGCAAGCGTTTCCCGCTGGCGCCGAATTGCTGGAGCACCACGCCGAAGAAATCACCAGGGGGCAGGCCTTCCTCGCCCAACGCGAGGTCGGCTTCGACCAGCTCGATTCCCAGCGGTTCGGCGCGTGTTTCCAGGACGGCGCGCGTCTGCGGGAAAAGGTCCGCGTCGACGACGATGCGGTCGGACTTGTTCTTGCTGGCCCGGCGCAAGAGGGTCATCGCCTCGGCGGCGGCCGTCGCCTCGTCCAGCATGGACGCGTTGGCGATTTCCTGACCGCTCAAATCGCTCACCATGGTTTGGAAGTTGAGCAGCGCCTCGAGCCTGCCTTGGCTGATCTCCGGCTGATACGGGGTGTACGCCGTGTACCACGCGGGGTTCTCGATCAGCGAGCGGCGCAGCACCGTGGGCGTGATGGTGTCGTAATAGCCCAGGCCGATCATCGAGACCGCGGTCGTGTTCTGACCGGCCAGCTCGGCCAGCTGTTCGAGCACCTCGTGCTCGGATTGGCCCCAGGGGAACTTGAACGCGGCGCCCGGCTCAAGGCCGTATCCAGGCTGGGAGTCGAGGATAGAGCCTGGCACGGCACGCGCGGCGAGCGCCTCCAAACTCTCCACACCAAGCTCGGTGAGCATCTTCGCCAGCTCAGCCTCGTTTGGTCCGATATGCCGGTCGGCGAACACTCGCTCCGTTGCTGAGCACATATACGCAGCCTTCCAAAGGGTCGAAGAATGAGACCCTTTACTCTACCGCGCCGTCCAAGCCTCGGCTGCCCTGCAAGAGAACAGCGGGGCTTTTAGCTCACGCGGGCCTTTGACTTGCGTCGCGCGGTGAGCTCGTCTTCGACGCTGGGCTCGGGGTCTTCAAGGTCCACACGGAACGACTGCATGCCGACGACCGCGCCGGAGAGCTCGCGCATGGCGCCGCCCACCGCGATCCCGAACACGCCTTGGCCGCCGCGGAGCAGGTCCACCACTTCTTCGCCCGAGGTGCACTCGTAGACGCCGACTCCGTCGGAGAAGAGCGTCACGTCAGAAAGCTCTTTGACGCCGCGCTGATGCAGGTGGTCGACGGCGAGGCGCACGTTCTGCAAGGAGACGCCCGTGTCGAGGAGGCGCTTGACGATCTTGAGGACCAAGATGTCTTTGAAGGAGTACAGCCGCTGGCTGCCCGACCCGACCGCGCCGCGCACGGAAGGGACGACGATTCCTGTGCGCGCCCAGTAGTCGAGCTGGCGGTATGTGATGCCAGCGACCTCGCTGGCCACCGGAGCACGGTAGCCGAGGAGCTCCACGTCCACCGACTCCTCAGGCGCCGCCTGCTCGGCGGCCCCGAGCGAGTCGAGGGGGAAAAGCCCCTGTTCCTCACTCGTCGGCTTGTCTTCTTTGCTCGGTTCGGCGTTCTTCGTCGAACCGGGCTTCACCCGGTCATTCACCGTCGATGATCTCCCATCGTGCGTCTTGATTGCCCGGTCGAGGTTACGGGCGAGGGCCGCCAAGGGTCAACAGCCCACGCCCGCGCCCCCAGCTCCGCACCAACCTGTGACAACGCTGTGATTTCACAGTTTTTTCTTAGAATCGCCGAGCGACTTGCCGGCCCACGCCGAAGAGCACCCACGGTCACTCCCCCTCGGGGGCGGTGAAGTCGCCGGGGCTCACCGAGTCGAGGAACTCCTTGAACTTGGCCAGCTCCTCTTCCGGAACGTCGGCCTCTGGCTCCGCGCTGGAGCCCTCGACCACTTCGACTTCCTCTTCCGAGAGGAAGAGGCCCGCTTCGGCGAGGACTTTCTCATCCGCGTAGATGGGCACCCCGGCCCTCATGGCGAGCGCCACAGAGTCCGAAGGCCGGGCCGAAACGTGCACGCCGCCCGAGAAGACCAGGTCGGCGAAGAACGTCCCCTCCTGCAAGTCTGTGATCCGGACTTCGCGGAGTTCGTGCCCGAGCGCGGTGATGACCTGTCGGAGCAAATCATGGGTCAGGGGGCGTGAGACAGGGGTCCCGCGCTGATGGATGACGATCGCGGCGGCCTCGGCTTGGCCGATCCAAATCGGCAGGTAGCGCTCGCCGGTGGCTTCCCTGAGAAAGAGCACCGGCTCGTTTTGCGGCTGCTCAACCCGGATGCCCACCACCCGCATTTTGCTCATCGTTGCCAACCTCCGCATTCGTGGCGGGCCACTGTGTGGTCCGTCTCCCTAGTCTAGGCGAAAGCGCCGACACTCGCTCAGAATATCCTGGCGGATTCGCCGCCGCCGGGGCCGTTGTCCACTGGCGGGCCAGCGTGGATGAAGACCAAGGCGAACGAGTCCGCGAGGTCCCTGGGAATTACGAGCCGGTGACGAAAACCAGGCGGAACTTTCCGATCTGGACCTCGTCCCCGTTGGACAACAAGGCGGAGTCCACGGGCTCGCGGTTCACATAGGTGCCGTTGAGGCTGCCGACGTCGACGACCGAGAAACCGTTCTCCGCGCGGCGGAATTCGGCGTGACGACGGGACACGGTCACATCGTCGAGGAAAATGTCGCTGTCGGGGTGACGGCCCGCCGACGTGGTGGACTGGTCGAGAAGGAAACGCGAGCCAGCGTTGGGGCCGCGTTTGACGACCAACAGCGCGGCGCCCGCCGGCAGCCCTTCGACGCCGGGGATCGCTGTCTCCGTGGAAGGCGTGGCTCCGGGTTCGACCTCGCCGATCAGATCTGAGCGGAACAACGACGTGGTCTCGACCGGCACCTCGGTGCGCGACGGAGAAACCTGCTCCTCGTCGGAGGCGTTCCCGCCTTGCTCTGGTCTGTTGTAGTCGGTCACCATAGCTCCTTCGTCACTCGCACACCACCTGCGCTCAGCCGCAGACTTGATGCGTCTCGCTCGGCACGCCGAGCATGCCTACAGTATTCCAGTCCGGATATCCCGGCAACGCAGTGGCCCGAAATCAACCGGCGATCGCGCGGTAGCCGTCGGCGTCGAGCAGCTCGCCGAGCTGCTCGGCGAGCGCGGCGGCGTCCGACGCGGTGATCTCCACGAGCCAGCCGCTCCCGTACGGCTGGGCGTTCACCAGCTCCGGGGCGCCTTCCAATGCCTCATTGACCTTGGTCACAGTGCCGCTCACCGGAGCGAAAACATCCGAGACGCTCTTGGTGGACTCCACCTCCGCGAGCGGGTCGGAGACGGAAAGCTCGGAGCCGACCTCCGGCAGTTTCACGTACACGAGATCGCCGAGCTGTGCTTGCGCGAAGTCAGTGATGCCGATTCGAACGACCTGATCGCCCAGTTCCTGAACCCATTCGTGATCTGTCGCGTAACGTAACTCGGCCGGGGTGCTGTGCTCAGTCAAGTGGGCGCTCCATCGTGTCATGCCTCCGCGGCGGAGGACGGTTTGTCCATTGTGCGCAATGTCGCCACAGTTTGCCACCCGTAAAGAACGGCGGTCCAAAGATACATCGCGCCACCCCAGCCTAGTAGCGCCCAGCCGAGCGCCGACGCCAGCACCCGCACCGGCGAGTCGAGCTGCCCCAAAAGCAGGCACGGGAACGCGGACATGAGCGCAAATGTGGCTGCTTTGCCGAGGTAGAGGACCTCAAGGGGGCGATAGCCCTTCCGTCGCAGCACAGCGGCGGAAACGGTGAGCAGCGCATCCCTGGCAACCAGGGCCGCGATGATCTGCCACGGCACGAGCCCGCGCGCGGCGAAACCGACCGCCACCACGACCAGGTACAGCCGGTCCACAATGGGATCGAGCAAGGCCCCGAGCTTCGAGGACTGGTCGAGCAGACGCGCGAGCTTGCCGTCCGCCCAATCCGTGAAGCCGCTCACAACCAGCACGAGCAACGCAAGGGAGTCGTGGCGCGCGGCAAGCGCCCACCACAAGAGCGGCACCCCGGCGAGGCGGAGAAAGCTCAGCAGATTCGGGACCGTGAAGATCCTCGAACTGAGCTCGTCGTCAGCCCGCGGGCGGGTTTCTTCGTCGCCGGGCTCCTCATCCCGCCGCGGCGCGGGCAACGGCTGCTCGACCACAGGGCCTCCCGGTCAGCCGAAGAGCGACTGGAGCAATTGCCCGTCGCCGGAGAGCGGATTGTCGTGCACCATGTACGTCCACGTCGAATGCGCGCGCTTGAGCCCCGCGCCCTGCAAATCGACCCCGTCTTCAGTGATCTGGATGGTCGCGAAACTGCGTTCGGCTCGCTCCACGGCGTCTTCTGCCAGGCGTTTGAACGCGTCCACCGCGCTGCGGTGGAACTCGTCGAGCGGATTGAGCCTGCCGAGCGCCCGAAGGTGGATGCTCTCGCGCAAGTCCGCGAGGAACGCGAGATGCTCGATCCAGCACCTGTCCAGGTGGTAGAGCATGATGTGCCGCGCGGCCGCGACAAGAGCCTGCTCCGCGACGCCTTTGCCTCGGAGTTCTTTGGCGCGCTTCGGCGTGGCTTGGGAAAGCTCCTCCCAGGCGCGCTCGGTCGTCAGCAGCTCATGGCGGCGTTCGCCGACGATGTCGCGCTGCACA from Segniliparus rotundus DSM 44985 includes:
- a CDS encoding acyltransferase, producing MTSMWNAPLRDRWRGARRRNPKQAKFLTADSLRWVLRNRAYTPWYLVRYARFAKFKLLNPHVVTRGMVFLGKGVEIHASPGLARLEIGRWVHIGDGNAIRAHDGSLKIGDKTVFGKDNVVNCYLDIEIGGSVLVADWCYICDFDHVIDDIAMPIKDQGIVKSPVRIGPDTWIATKVSVLRGTIVGRGCVLGAHAVVKGEVPDFSIAVGAPAKAVKNRKEAWESKAAEREALAKALADIERKKKTSG
- a CDS encoding MerR family transcriptional regulator, coding for MNDRVKPGSTKNAEPSKEDKPTSEEQGLFPLDSLGAAEQAAPEESVDVELLGYRAPVASEVAGITYRQLDYWARTGIVVPSVRGAVGSGSQRLYSFKDILVLKIVKRLLDTGVSLQNVRLAVDHLHQRGVKELSDVTLFSDGVGVYECTSGEEVVDLLRGGQGVFGIAVGGAMRELSGAVVGMQSFRVDLEDPEPSVEDELTARRKSKARVS
- the odhI gene encoding oxoglutarate dehydrogenase inhibitor Odhl codes for the protein MTDYNRPEQGGNASDEEQVSPSRTEVPVETTSLFRSDLIGEVEPGATPSTETAIPGVEGLPAGAALLVVKRGPNAGSRFLLDQSTTSAGRHPDSDIFLDDVTVSRRHAEFRRAENGFSVVDVGSLNGTYVNREPVDSALLSNGDEVQIGKFRLVFVTGS
- the gcvH gene encoding glycine cleavage system protein GcvH encodes the protein MTRWSAHLTEHSTPAELRYATDHEWVQELGDQVVRIGITDFAQAQLGDLVYVKLPEVGSELSVSDPLAEVESTKSVSDVFAPVSGTVTKVNEALEGAPELVNAQPYGSGWLVEITASDAAALAEQLGELLDADGYRAIAG
- a CDS encoding CDP-alcohol phosphatidyltransferase family protein — encoded protein: MVEQPLPAPRRDEEPGDEETRPRADDELSSRIFTVPNLLSFLRLAGVPLLWWALAARHDSLALLVLVVSGFTDWADGKLARLLDQSSKLGALLDPIVDRLYLVVVAVGFAARGLVPWQIIAALVARDALLTVSAAVLRRKGYRPLEVLYLGKAATFALMSAFPCLLLGQLDSPVRVLASALGWALLGWGGAMYLWTAVLYGWQTVATLRTMDKPSSAAEA
- a CDS encoding PQQ-binding-like beta-propeller repeat protein, with product MRRILVLLLLVAGLAACQDDAWVRRGYSAGWPAARGDSHNSGRTDQEPPRKLAVLWTRPLLGQVYAQPSVSSRGFVGVAARTESGCNTFSFDIEAGRKRWCLRRFFGVELSTPLVDQFDTVYLGQAGLIAAFAQNDSVKWSDPVLGTPIGSALTSDGNLLVVTHLGQIEVVNSINGQIVSPPVELVPVADRADAAHGLADCASRGPQCPVASQPAYDPGSGRFVFSFWPPGAPAAQLVGMRYNAADKTLRVDWRAPAAHPGPLGMPAITADGSAAIAIDAAGVLSAHRLSDGTQLWRTPTGAAGTSVLAAAPNGTVVIGAGSAAAPLAAYTGTGQLWRRDDLRCLSPATLTAEHDGLVLVVSADGKGSALVRFDAETGATRETTELPGLPPAPSAGISVAPGGQLVFAQGGQLVALGER
- a CDS encoding glycerate kinase, coding for MRVVIAPDSFGGTLSAPQAARAVADGWRAARPGDEVVLAPQSDGGPGFVDVLATQFGSCKTTFVQGPLNAATKARWLVDARGDADHLVGYLECAQACGLHLLDGPPTPETAFSAHSRGVGQLIVDALDYGVTTLVIGLGGSACTDAGEGMLTVLGGLSQARGIIAGVELIAATDVEHPLLGEFGAARVFSPQKGADGATVAALESRLTAAAAEFRRVVQRDVAELPGAGAAGGLGAALFALGASRRSGAALIAERTGQDALLARADLVITGEGKLDEQSLRGKVVCAVAKAAAQCGTRTIALAGQVQLDASRAEAAGLAATHSLSEFAGSVELALSDARGQLQALAEHVASAWRP
- the gcvP gene encoding aminomethyl-transferring glycine dehydrogenase — encoded protein: MCSATERVFADRHIGPNEAELAKMLTELGVESLEALAARAVPGSILDSQPGYGLEPGAAFKFPWGQSEHEVLEQLAELAGQNTTAVSMIGLGYYDTITPTVLRRSLIENPAWYTAYTPYQPEISQGRLEALLNFQTMVSDLSGQEIANASMLDEATAAAEAMTLLRRASKNKSDRIVVDADLFPQTRAVLETRAEPLGIELVEADLALGEEGLPPGDFFGVVLQQFGASGKRLPVKEIVAAAHGREALVAVGTDLLAATLVTPPGELGAEVCYGSAQRFGVPLGFGGPHAGFLATKQAHARQLPGRLVGVSTDADGHAAYRLALQTREQHIRRERATSNICTAQVLLAVLAAMYASYHGPDGLKAIARRAHGHAAAIAAALGEALVHDTFFDTVLARVPGQAAAVVAAAKLGGVNLRLVDADHVAVSCDEATTDDHVATVLQAFGLVAAEPRAQAEIADRTSPYLAHPSFNRYHSETAMLRYLRELSDKDIALDRSMIPLGSCTMKLNAAAEMEPISYAGFARIHPFAPETDTVGYRKMIKGLEAELAFITGYHSVSLQPNAGSQGELAGLLAIRAYHRSRGDEHRDVCLIPSSAHGTNAASAVMAGMRVVVVGCRENGDIDLDDLRAKLASHGDKLAAIMITYPSTHGVYEAAVTELCGLVHDAGGQVYIDGANLNALVGLARPGHFGGDVSHLNLHKTFCIPHGGGGPGVGPVAVGEHLAPFLPGHPLRDGLGGGGPVSAAPFGSASILPISWAYIQLMGFSGLRRATLTAIASANYLARKLDQHFPVLFTGAGGFVAHECILDLRQITKETGVTAEDVAKRLADYGFHAPTLSFPVSGTLMVEPTESESLEELDAFVAAMVAIKGEIDQVAKGVWSAEDSPLRGAPHTARAVTADSWDRKYSRQVAAYPKIASASPRPKVWPGAARIDGVAGDRNLVCACPPVESYAE
- a CDS encoding bifunctional nuclease family protein; this encodes MSKMRVVGIRVEQPQNEPVLFLREATGERYLPIWIGQAEAAAIVIHQRGTPVSRPLTHDLLRQVITALGHELREVRITDLQEGTFFADLVFSGGVHVSARPSDSVALAMRAGVPIYADEKVLAEAGLFLSEEEVEVVEGSSAEPEADVPEEELAKFKEFLDSVSPGDFTAPEGE